In Oryza brachyantha chromosome 2, ObraRS2, whole genome shotgun sequence, a single window of DNA contains:
- the LOC102720579 gene encoding transcription factor GTE9-like: MTPTVLMEFGQQRQIKRGYDEMAFRGVASVAPRGYAETVGESEGVVGSPVRVDSEDSSAPKRKCISLNSDGFDVKREIFVPAKMSSSERRRLRKRFRKELDKVRDLLKKPQFAVPVPANRAPALSSSAAPRAKKGQRGSHVVRGAKGRFLPTKPRPEASTVLTEESILKQCDAILKKLMTQKYSHIFNTPVDAVKLNIPDYFQIIKNPMDLGTVRTKLDSGSYTSPSDFAADVRLTFANAMTYNPRGHAVHDMAIQLNKMFESRWRAIEKKLASVVTETHIEVDRADSKRRKTPPVDCSEVSTECVRPTEPVKPKMTFEEKESFGNCLASLSEDPELPAHIIDLLQQCIDNNTDQLGDGEIEIDIHAVSDDLLFELKKQVDKYLQERGPSQQAKSEPSENEAANLSGLSHSSTNPCKGGEPIEEDVDICGNVSPILIEKDVHNKPSKGGSPSSSSSDSGSSSSDSDSGSDSESEQEKFGSPAKLAKGSKRSMQLVEQEKSDVISPVDANHPTDDVELREQDNESKPAPEGENSKPDRQVSPDKLLRAALLRSRYADVIVKAQGILSQGGDKQEELEKLQKEEKARLLAEGNAAMEARRAEAEAEAKRKRDLEREKARQALQEMERTVEINDNLHLKDMEMLGTATTEHIVSSVDETSPEHSQDGMPSFLPGSGNPLEQLGLFMKADDEEEEEDPSSVPSTKDAEEGEIN, from the exons ATGACACCGACGGTCCTCATGGAGTTTGGGCAGCAGAGGCAGATTAAGCGGGGCTACGACGAAATGGCGTTTCGAGGCGTGGCGTCAGTGGCGCCCCGTGGGTATGCGGAGACTGTTGGCGAGTCGGAAGGCGTAGTAGGCAGTCCTGTTCGTGTTGACTCTGAGGATTCGTCAGCCCCAAAGCGCAAGTGTATCAGCCTAAACAGCGACGGCTTCGATGTCAAGCGGGAGATTTTTGTTCCAGCCAAGATGTCGTCCTCCGAGAGGAGGCGCCTCCGGAAGAGGTTTCGTAAGGAGCTTGATAAGGTTCGGGATCTCCTCAAGAAGCCCCAGTTTGCTGTTCCTGTCCCTGCCAATAGAGCACCTGCGCTCTCGTCCTCGGCTGCCCCTCGAGCTAAGAAGGGACAGCGTGGTAGCCATGTGGTCCGTGGTGCTAAGGGGCGTTTCTTGCCTACAAAACCCCGACCTGAGGCTTCCACAGTGTTGACTGAGGAATCGATTCTTAAGCAGTGTGATGCTATCCTTAAAAAACTGATGACTCAGAAATACAGTCACATATTCAACACCCCGGTAGATGCGGTTAAGCTGAATATTCCAGATTATTTTCAAATCATCAAGAACCCAATGGATCTTGGAACCGTCAGGACTAAGCTTGACTCCGGTTCCTACACAAGTCCTTCTGATTTTGCGGCTGATGTACGGCTGACCTTTGCAAATGCGATGACCTATAATCCCCGTGGACATGCAGTGCATGATATGGCCATTCAACTAAACAAGATGTTTGAATCAAGATGGCGGGCAATTGAAAAGAAGTTAGCTTCCGTTGTTACAGAGACTCACATTGAGGTTGATAGGGCTGACTCAAAGAGGAGGAAGACTCCCCCTGTGGACTGCAGTGAAGTGTCAACAGAGTGTGTTAGGCCAACAGAACCTGTAAAGCCAAAAATGACATTTGAAGAGAAAGAATCCTTTGGGAACTGTTTGGCATCTTTATCTGAGGATCCAGAGTTACCTGCACACATCATTGATTTGTTGCAGCAATGCATTGACAATAATACAGATCAGCTTGGTGATGGAGAGATAGAGATTGATATCCATGCTGTCAGTGATGATCTGCTTTTCGAGCTGAAGAAACAAGTTGACAAGTATTTGCAAGAGAGGGGGCCGAGTCAACAGGCAAAATCTGAGCCTTCTGAGAATGAGGCTGCTAATTTATCTGGGCTTAGCCACTCCTCTACAAATCCCTGCAAAG GTGGCGAGCCAATTGAGGAGGATGTAGATATTTGTGGCAATGTGTCCCCAatattaatagaaaaagaTGTACACAACAAACCTAGCAAGGGTGGTAGCCCAAGTAGTTCCAGCAGTGACTCTGGATCTTCTTCCAGCG ATTCAGACTCGGGTAGTGATAGTGAAAGCGAACAAGAAAAATTTGGTAGTCCAGCAAAGCTTGCGAAG GGAAGTAAGAGATCTATGCAACTTGTGGAGCAAGAAAAGAGTGATGTTATTAGTCCAGTTGATGCCAACC ATCCTACTGATGATGTGGAGCTCCGTGAGCAGGACAACGAGTCTAAGCCTGCCCCCGAGG GGGAGAACTCAAAACCCGACAGGCAAGTCTCCCCAGACAAGCTCCTAAGAGCAGCCCTCCTTAGGAGTCGTTATGCTGATGTGATTGTCAAGGCACAGGGGATTCTAAGCCAG GGTGGAGACAAACAGGAGGAGCTGGAAAAGCTCCAGAAGGAAG AGAAAGCAAGGCTGTTGGCTGAAGGAAATGCAGCTATGGAAGCTCGAAGAGCTGAAGCCGAAGCCGAGGCTAAGCGTAAACGGGACCTAGAGAGGGAGAAAGCCCGTCAGGCACTGCAGGAg ATGGAGAGAACTGTAGAAATTAATGACAATCTCCATCTGAAGGACATGGAAATGCTTGGAACAGCCACCACAGAACATATTGTGAGTTCTGTTGATGAGACTAGTCCTGAGCACTCCCAGGATGGCATGCCCAGTTTTCTTCCTGGATCAGGCAATCCATTGGAACAGCTTGGGCTCTTTATGAAAGCAGAtgatgaggaagaagaagaagatcctAGCAGTGTCCCCAGCACTAAAGATGCAGAGGAAGGAGAGATCAACTAG